A stretch of DNA from Rhodothermales bacterium:
TTGCCCTCCACGCGCTTGGCGAGCACGGTCGTGATCGCCGCCGTCAGGGTCGTCTTGCCGTGGTCCACGTGACCGATGGTACCCACGTTCACGTGCGGCTTTGTACGCTGAAATGTCTCCTTTGCCATGGCTGTGTCTTAGCCTGTTTCGCTGTGTTTAGAGCCTGACGGGTCAGGCCGTGACGCCCCGTGCCGTCGAGATGATCTCATCTGCGACCGCTTTCGGAACGGCTTCATAGTGGTCAAACTGCATGCTGTAGATCGCGCGTCCCTGCGTGATCGAACGCATGTCGGTGGAATAGCCGAACATGTTCGAGAGCGGCACAAACGCCTTGATAACCTGCGCGTCCTGGCGCTGGCCCATGCTCTCGATGCGACCGCGGCGGCTATTCAGGTCGCCGATCACATCGCCCATGTACTCCTCGGGAGTCACGACCTCGACCGCCATGATGGGCTCCATGATCTGGGGCTTGGCCCGACGTGCCGCCTCGCGGAAGGCCATGCGGCCCGCGATTTCGAACGCGTTCTGGTCGGAGTCCACGTTGTGGAACTTGCCGTCATAAAGACGGGCGCGCACGGCCTCGACCGGGTAGCCGGCCAGCGGTCCCTGCTCCATGGCGGACTTGATGCCCTTCTCCACCGAGCCGATG
This window harbors:
- the tuf gene encoding elongation factor Tu (EF-Tu; promotes GTP-dependent binding of aminoacyl-tRNA to the A-site of ribosomes during protein biosynthesis; when the tRNA anticodon matches the mRNA codon, GTP hydrolysis results; the inactive EF-Tu-GDP leaves the ribosome and release of GDP is promoted by elongation factor Ts; many prokaryotes have two copies of the gene encoding EF-Tu), with amino-acid sequence MAKETFQRTKPHVNVGTIGHVDHGKTTLTAAITTVLAKRVEG